The Glycine max cultivar Williams 82 chromosome 12, Glycine_max_v4.0, whole genome shotgun sequence genome window below encodes:
- the LOC100811994 gene encoding uncharacterized protein LOC100811994: MAAEHVLRLLDSFWFEASILSSKIPPTNPISHNHKVVEEVLPLDDAKLLLVPTPTLEVRSYSDQNLDSTTCVLCDYSPSPNSVLTPQRLRTIPSEREIREFSSGNHGKEGMSNKRKQKGFGHGRRPRQVRTSRSLSELEFKELKGFMDLGFVFSEEDKDSKLASLIPGLQRLGREDDEVQCDDQSVVSDNNKPYLSEAWDVLDQRELRNPLLNWRVPARGNEIDMKDNLRFWAHTVASIVR; this comes from the coding sequence ATGGCTGCAGAACATGTTCTGAGGTTGCTAGATTCATTCTGGTTTGAGGCTTCAATTCTCTCCAGCAAAATCCCTCCAACAAATCCTATCTCTCATAATCACAAGGTGGTGGAGGAAGTGCTTCCTCTTGATGATGCAAAGCTTCTACTAGTTCCAACTCCAACCCTTGAAGTTAGGTCCTATAGTGACCAAAACTTGGACTCCACAACATGTGTTTTGTGTGATTATTCCCCATCACCAAATTCTGTGCTCACCCCACAAAGGCTTAGGACAATCCCTTCTGAGAGGGAAATCAGAGAATTCTCTAGTGGAAATCATGGAAAAGAAGGTATGAGCaataagagaaaacaaaaaggctTTGGTCATGGAAGAAGGCCTAGGCAAGTGAGAACCAGCAGGAGCCTCTCAGAGCTTGAGTTTAAGGAGCTAAAAGGGTTTATGGATTTGGGGTTTGTGTTCTCTGAGGAGGACAAGGACTCAAAATTGGCATCTTTGATACCTGGCTTGCAAAGACTGGGAAGAGAAGATGATGAAGTGCAGTGTGATGATCAAAGTGTGGTTTCTGACAATAATAAGCCTTATTTGTCTGAGGCTTGGGATGTGTTGGACCAAAGGGAGTTGAGAAATCCTTTGCTGAATTGGAGGGTACCAGCTAGGGGTAATGAGATTGACATGAAAGACAACCTTAGGTTCTGGGCTCACACTGTTGCATCCATTGTAagataa